The Acidobacteriota bacterium region ATCCGGTTCACGGCGGCCGCCTCATATTCAATCACTGCTTGTGGCTTCACGTGACCCAGCGAATCCTCGATCAGCGGGTTTGACTTCTCCAGTTGTCTGGGAATCCGCAACCGCTCCAGCGACTGGCCGATCGTGGCACGCTCGAAAACGATCCCGCTCGGAAAGGCCCGCGGCGTAAACCCGCCGGCCCGCTCAAGGAGGCTGTACAGGCTCTCATTGTGGCTGCTCAGCACGTACTCGCCCGGGTACGCTACCTCGCCCTCTACCGTTACCGTGCGGTGCAGCTTCCACTGCGGTATCTGGCGCACGTAGACCCGATCCCCCTCCTTGAGCACGGTGGAACCGGAAGGGTCACCGCCGATGTCAACGTAGTGGATCGATACGTCGCCACGCTCATCGAGACGCGCGATCTCGGCCTGAAGGCGCAGGGCACTCTTGGTGAATGACCCGGCAAGGAATATCAGATCCTGAACGGTCATGCCGTCATAGTACGGATACTCGCCCGGATACTGCACCTGGCCGGATATCCACATGCGCCGGTCCCAGGTGACGTCCTCAATCGCATACACGTGAAGCGAGTCACGATCCTGCAGCAGAATGTCCTCGGCGCGGCCGTCGAGAATGTCGCGAAGGTTCAGGGAGATGACCTCGGTGCGCCAGTCGGGATGGCGACGAAACAGATTGGCACGGCCGTAGTAGACGTCATAATCCTGAAGCTGGCTGCGTGTGACCAACTCCAATACACGGGTCGAATCGTTGCGCTCATAGTAGCCGGGATGCCTCACCTGGCCGAACATCGCAACCATGTTTTTCCTGGCCTTGAAAACCGAAAAGACCGTCAGCCGGTCGCCGTCCATCAGTATGAAGTCAGGCCCGCTGCCGTCGTCGAGACCCGTGAGATTCAAATCGTGCACCTGCCATTGCCGCTGGCCGGAGACTCTTTCGAGCATAGCCCGCTCCAGGTGCGCCTCCGGGTTCGTGCCGCCGGCCAGGTGCAGCACGTCCCCGGCCGTAGCCGTACCTTTCAGTTCATACACGCCGGGCCGTCTCACTTCGCCGCGAACAGCCACTCGCGCACCGGCCACCGGCACAAAGACGGCGTCTCCGGACTCGAGCCGAACATCCAGCGAGTTGTCGCCTTCCAGCAGAAACCGGTACAGGTCGACCTCGGCCACCGCTTTCCCGCTCCGCATCAACCTGATCGACCGCATCGAGCCGTTGAGGTTCGGCCCGCCCGCCTGGTACAGCGCGTTAAACAGGGACGTCAGCGACGAAACGGTATACGCACCGGGCGCCTTGACCTCACCGG contains the following coding sequences:
- a CDS encoding SLBB domain-containing protein; translation: MRKLLILLVLVIVLVSLNWFRELIAGDLGDLSESEKAALLERYAASRPAVGKSGSYHSPRIFDPPEGSGAGAARVQSLSGDTLKETAVRSAEGGEQQDLPPFEELQPFGTGMFDGPRETLPPDDIASDDNYILGPGDNVIVYVWGRVDNEYNLTVDREGKVFIPKVGELIAWGKTLAEFRTQVQKSLSKAYSGFDLTVSLGKIRSIRIYLTGEVKAPGAYTVSSLTSLFNALYQAGGPNLNGSMRSIRLMRSGKAVAEVDLYRFLLEGDNSLDVRLESGDAVFVPVAGARVAVRGEVRRPGVYELKGTATAGDVLHLAGGTNPEAHLERAMLERVSGQRQWQVHDLNLTGLDDGSGPDFILMDGDRLTVFSVFKARKNMVAMFGQVRHPGYYERNDSTRVLELVTRSQLQDYDVYYGRANLFRRHPDWRTEVISLNLRDILDGRAEDILLQDRDSLHVYAIEDVTWDRRMWISGQVQYPGEYPYYDGMTVQDLIFLAGSFTKSALRLQAEIARLDERGDVSIHYVDIGGDPSGSTVLKEGDRVYVRQIPQWKLHRTVTVEGEVAYPGEYVLSSHNESLYSLLERAGGFTPRAFPSGIVFERATIGQSLERLRIPRQLEKSNPLIEDSLGHVKPQAVIEYEAAAVNRIAIDMDLILGTGGGQGDMTLEPGDRIFVPSLPSGISVLGAVGQNGTIRFRENESVKYYVRRAGNFTPRADKKATRLIRANGEVFAGSSTLGRKVQMGDIIVVPTKIQRERNFAKTLGTVLTATTGALTTVLLVTKL